The Thermosipho affectus DNA segment CAAAGATACAGATGGTAAATTTATATATCGAATGCATTGAAAAGACCTTAAAATCGAATTTAAAAATTAACGTCCGAAAATGGCTTGAATAAAGGGTTTTTGATGCATTGTTTAATATTTTCGAGAAATTTTTAGGACCATTTTCTTATAATGCAATATAAGAATGATTATATTGCATAATGGCAAAATACCTTAAATACATCTTACTTAAAAAATTATGATATGAAATTGTGGTAAATGTAGTGTTGTACATTATGAGCATGGCTATGGATGCATAGTAGATACTTTGGAATAAGAAAAACACAAATTTTGAAATTCTTATTTGTCAAGATGCGGGTTGGATAGACAAATTAAGTATAGGAATCTGTAGAGTTGTTTCTTATTTAACAAAAACTCAATTGTGCACTTATAAAAACTGTAAAATTGCATTTTCCTTTTCGTGCAATTGCAGATAATATCTTATTATTTTTTTTTGAACTTCCAAAAATCAGGAAATATTCAAAACTCTTTAGAAATAATCTTGAAATATTGTATTTCCAGTATTGAAAAAATAATTCTAGAAGTCGGATTTATAACTATCTTAATTTTTTTTCAATTGACCTTTTAGAATTTTGGGTAGTTCTTTTTCTATATAATTTCTTAAGTTCTCTCTTGACAACTTGTCAACTAAGTTATTGAATTTATCATTAGTATGTGCTTTTACTTTTTTGAAAGATACATCTATTTGATTTTTCAATTTTATTAACTCTTTAATATAATTATTTACTATGTGATTTTTTGTTCTCCTATACGAGGAAGCAAACATTGGAATTTCGTTATAATCGTGTACAATTGTAACTTGTGAAATTCCTTTCAATTTGCAATACTTCAACGCCATTACTACACCTAATAGTTCGCTAACAACAGAATTTCCTTTTTTTATTCTCTTTGCTTTTTTTCTTACATCAATAATTTCTCCATCTTTTACTACACAAAATGCACAACTTGCAACTTGATATGTATTTGAATATGAACCATCTACATAGATTGTCATATTTAACCTCCTTGCAATTTTAGATAAAAATGATAGAGTTCATAAAAAATTATACCACTTTTAAATAAAAAGTTAAACAAAATAACAAAGCCCAGGATATACCTAGGCTTTGTTATTTTGTTTTGAATGATTTTCATATAATTTTTTCTAGTATCTGTTTTAAAGTTTCAAGGCTATAGAATTTTTTAGCTATGTTAAAATTTTCATTTACAATCTTTTCATATTTTTCCTTATTAAATATAATTTCAAATAAACTTTCTGCAGCTTTTTGAATGATGGTTTCTTTTATTTGAACAAGACCTTCTTTTTGAGTATATATATTTCCTAAACTTATGTACTTAATTCCCGAATTTTTAATATCTTTTTCAAAAACTTCATATTCAAATAGTACTATTGGTTTTTTTATGATAATTGCTTCTAAAAGTTGATTCCCCCATCCTTCTAAAATTGATGGGTAAGTTATTGCATCTGCTATGTTGTATAGTTCCCAAAATGAAAATACATTATTTTCAACATTTGGATAAAGATCAACGGTTCTAATTCCATGTTTGAAGGCTTTATCTAATAATTTATATTTATAATTTTCACTTTCACACATTCCTGAAAATGCTAAAATAATATTTCCGTCAAAAGTCTTTCCATTGTATAATTTTTTTCCATAATAATTTTTTGAAATTTTTGACATATAATGTACTAAATCAATTGAAAGTTCTATTGCTTTTCTTTCAGTAATCCTTGTTGCTTGCAATAATACAATGGAATTTTGAGATATATTATATTTTTCCCTTATTAAAATATTTAATTTTTCATCTTTTGTTGGTGGTTCTTCAAAATCCATAACATTTGGGACTATTGTTGAATTAACTCCTTTCTTTAAATATAAAACTTCTTTTGCCAATGAATTAATCACGACGTGTTTAATATTAGTACCAATTGGCGGACAAAATTTTTCTAATAGATATTTAATCTTTTTGTCTTGATAATTTAAAAAATATTCTCTTTCCCACCAAAAATCATGATGGTGACCTATAA contains these protein-coding regions:
- a CDS encoding RNase H family protein yields the protein MTIYVDGSYSNTYQVASCAFCVVKDGEIIDVRKKAKRIKKGNSVVSELLGVVMALKYCKLKGISQVTIVHDYNEIPMFASSYRRTKNHIVNNYIKELIKLKNQIDVSFKKVKAHTNDKFNNLVDKLSRENLRNYIEKELPKILKGQLKKN
- the mggS gene encoding mannosylglucosylglycerate synthase → MKIALVHYRAGLMDGVSLEMEKWKKVLLRMGHDVDIVAGNNKSGVDILIPSIGFENPTYKMINKNCFEKLEDFSIEEVINLIFEESEKIYNDLENKLSMHEIIILNNIWSIGAFLPAAIAFQKFSKIHKEKTFIGHHHDFWWEREYFLNYQDKKIKYLLEKFCPPIGTNIKHVVINSLAKEVLYLKKGVNSTIVPNVMDFEEPPTKDEKLNILIREKYNISQNSIVLLQATRITERKAIELSIDLVHYMSKISKNYYGKKLYNGKTFDGNIILAFSGMCESENYKYKLLDKAFKHGIRTVDLYPNVENNVFSFWELYNIADAITYPSILEGWGNQLLEAIIIKKPIVLFEYEVFEKDIKNSGIKYISLGNIYTQKEGLVQIKETIIQKAAESLFEIIFNKEKYEKIVNENFNIAKKFYSLETLKQILEKII